CACCCGCCGAAGTCTTCAACCAAGCCCGCGTTGCGTTTCGGGTCTGAACCCGCCAGCAAGAACAGGGCACAACGCATCCGGCCTGCGAAACGCGGTATAATTACCTTATGATGTTCTCCTGCCGACAACTGAAACGTGGAACCCTGGGTCTCCGGGCCCTGTTGCTGTGCGTCGCCTTCTCCATGGCGGCAGCCTCGCTGCTTTCCACTTTCACCGCCGCATCTCCGGGGGCAGACAGGGGCGCCACCAGCGGTTTCCCCGGCGAATTCTGCCTGGTGGCCGAATCCGTCCAGCAGTCCTCCGGAGTCTCCCAGAGCGGTCAGCGGCAGCGCCCCGAACCCGCCGGAACGCCCTCCACGTACTGTCCGGACATCGCCGTTCCGGGAGGCCGCCATGGCACGGTCCTCCTCGTCACACCGGCACGCCCCATCCGGGGCGAATCCCTCCATATTCTGAACCGGTGCCTGTTGATTTGATCCTTTTCTGCGCGGTCCCAAGCGTGATTTCCCCCTTCTAAGCACCCATGCCGTGTGAACTGCGCCGCGTTTTCCGCGCCGCCCGCCCGCATGGGGCGAAACGACCCGTCATGAAAAGGATTTTCCCATGAAAAAGAATTTGGCCCAGTATTACTGTGAGTATTGCAAGAAGGATGTCCCCTGGCACATCCACCCCGTGAACCACAAAAAACACCTCATGCTTGCCGCCCTCACCCTGGGCATGTGGCTCCCCATTTGGTTCACCCTCGCCGTTGTAAAGGTCAGGCACTGCGACCTGTGCGACAAGCCCATCAACGAGGAGAATGAGGAGTAAGACGGCCTGAACGCGCGCCCCCGCCGCGCCGGCTCCGACCGGCCGCGGCGGGGGCCTTCTTCTTTTGCTCTTGCTCTTGCTCTTGCTCTGGTCCTGTCCCGCAGTGAAAATGCCGCCCAAGATGACCGGGCATAAGTTGGCGGCCAGGGAAGTGTCTGGCGGGGCGAGGAAGACCAGAATCGTTTGGGAATTTGGAGCAAGAGCAAGATAAAGAGCAAGAGCAAGAAAAAACGGGATGACGGGAGGGCGGCATTTGCGCATGCCTGGAACAATGGAACGCGGCAGTATTGGACGCGTTTGCCCTGACCGGAAACCGTCCGCCGCTTGTGCGCCGCCGCAAACGGGTGTTACCATACCCGCCGCCTTTCCCAAAACACGCCCGGCGGCGGCGCGCGGGCAATGACACCCACGGGAGACCTTTTGACGTGAAGACAATCACGGTGCAGGTGCGTGAAGACCATCTGGAAACCCTGTCGCGCACCAAGCCCATGACCGCGCTGGCGGAGCTGGTGTGGAACGCGCTGGACGCGGAGGCGATGGAGGTGCGGGTGGAGTTCGAGGAGAACGCCCTGGGCGGCATCGAGCGCCTGCGCGTGGTGGACAACGGCCACGGCCTGCATTACGACGACGCCTTCCTCGTCTTCCGCAATCTGGGCGGCTCGTGGAAACGCGCCAACCGCCGCACCATGGGACGGCGCAGGGCGCTGCACGGAAAATACGGCAAGGGCCGATTCCGCGCCTTCTCCCTCGGCAACCGGGTGGCCTGGCACACGGTGTACAGGGACGGGCCGGACGCCTACGCCTTCTCCATCGGCGGCGACGCCGCCCGGTTGGGCGAGTTCAACATCGAGGACCGCCGGGGAAAGCCCGGCGCGGCCACGGGCATGGTCGTCGAGATTGCCGAGGTGCCCGACACCACGGGCCTGCTGCGCGGGGTGAAGGCCGTCGAGGAGTTCACGAACATCTTCGCCCTCTACCTGCGCCAGTACCCCGACACGCGCCTCTTTTACGACGGCATACCCGTGGACCCGGCGAACGCGGAAACCGGCCAAGTCACCTATCCCCTGGAGGAGATGGTGATGGAGAACGGCGAGCGGGTGAGCGCCGAGATTACCGTGGTGGAATGGGCGCGCCCCGGCCGGCGCGGCGTGTTCCTCTGCGACGCCGACGGGTTCATGCGGCTCAACGCCCTGCCCCGCCTGCACTTCCGGGGATTCAGCTACACCGCCTACCTGAAATCCGCGCATGTCGAGACCCTGGACCGCGAGGGCATGCTGGAGGCCGGGGAACTCTGCGCCGATGTCCGGCAACTGCTGGACGCCGCGCGGGCGCGCCTGCGCGAGCATTTCGCCCTGCGCGAGGCGGAGGACGCGGCGGACCTCCTCGAATACTGGCGGCGCACCGGACTGTACCCCTATGAAGCCCCGCCCCGGAACGACTCCGAGAGAAATGAGCGGCGCATCTTCGACATCTACGCCACCCACCTAAACCGCATCTTCTCGGACTTCTCCGAGTCGCGCCCCCGCGCCAAGCGGCTCACCCTGCGCCTCATCCAGGAGTTGGTGCGCCTTGAACCCATCCGCATGGCGCGCATCCTCGACGAACTTCTTCAGTTCCCCGAAGAGTCCGAAGAGGAGATCATGGAGATTGTCGGGAACGCCTGAGCGCCCGCTTTCCCGGCTTAACTTGGACGCTTCAGCAGTGCCAAACGGCGACATGCAACGCGCGGAGATTCCCGCGTCTATACTTTAGAGACTTAAACAAACCGTCATTGCAGCGGGCCTGCTGGCAGGGTGAAACTGTTTCTAAGATAGATGTGCTCACCGCGCAGGGATATGCCGTTGCGAATGGTGTTGGGTTCCGGAACCATGTATTCCGGACGCGGCACTACACCGGGAATCTCGGGGAATCCGTAAATCCGTGAAAACACTTCAAAAGTCAGCGCCTCATCCGGAACCGTCTCGAACGTGGCCTCATAGCCGCTTTGGGCAAACAGACTGAAATGTATTCTGAACGTGTCACCGCCAAGGTCAAGGGGTTGTCCTGCCACCGTGGCGGCGGTAATCGGGGGGCCTCCCGTCTGGCGCAACTCCACGCTGAAAGGCGCATCGTCCGTGGTCAGCATGACGGTCAGGCGTCGCACGGCCCCAACCGTTTCGTCCTTGAGCACCTCGCAGCGCACACCGGTCAACGCCTCCGCCACAGGCGCCGCCGCGCGCAAATAGTGGTGGCCTCTCGTGCCGGGCCGCAGGTCGTCAACGGCGGCGCGGTGGCCGTCCGGGAAAAACTGCCTGGTCCATTCGTCCACCTGCCCGTCCTCGCTCATCCAGGCGGCCTCCCCCGTGTCCAGGTTGGCGGCGTAGGCCACGGAGTTCATTAGCGGGCGGTCCTTGCTTGGCGTGCCGCTTATGACAAGTCCCGCGCACAGGAGCACTGCCGCCGCGACCGCGGCGCCGGCGCAGACCATCCACGAGCGGCGCACCCGGCCCAGCAGCGCCATGAGCGGCATAAGGTTGAGCAGAAACAGCACCACCACCAGCGCCAGCACCGGCGCGCCCAGAATGCTGATCATCCACATCAACTGGTGCCAGGCGGGAGGCAACAGGCACAGCGCGGGAACCGCAAAAAGCGTTGCGACAAAAAGACGCGGCGAGGCCGGGGCCGGTTTCGCATCGCCCCGATAAAGCGCCGCAAGCCCCAGCGCGCCAAAGAGCACCGGCCAGGTCAGCAGGTAACTGCCGTCCGGAACATAGAAGCTGATGACCAGCAGCAGGGGACACAACCACGCCAGCGAGGCGGCATGCAGGGCCTCCACGCGCAACCGGCGGCTGGCCAGACTGTAAATCCATGCGGCAACCCCCAGAGTCATCAGTCCGACCGCATACGAATACAGACTGCCGTCGTACAGGGCACGGGGACCGGGAAGGTGGGTGGGTTGCACGGCATAGAGATGAATGACGTTGTCGTAACCAAACACGGCCATGAACATCAACAGGGCCAGCAGCGCGCATAAAAGCGCGGTCACGGGAAAAAGGAGCAGGGACAGGACATACCCCGCAACGGTTATCCTTCCCCTCCAAAACCCAAGCACCGTGACCGCAAGCAGCGACACAACCGACAGCAACGCCAACGGCATCCCCAGCCACAGCGGATACTGCACCAGATGGCTGCCGAGGGTGTTGAAAAATATCTCGTTTTGCGATTGCAGCGCAATGTCGGCAAAGTCGGCGTCGCCGAAATGTTTCGAGATGCCCATGATGAAACTGCCGAAATGCTGCACACTGTCCGGGTTCATGTTTTCCGGCGAGTCGTTGGCGGTGTGATACCACATGAAATTGTCAATATACGCGAGTCCGTAGCCTTTCATGCCCGCGGCGCGGAACCTGGAGAAGTCACCCCGGAAAGGCGCCGCCTCGAAGAAGGAAAACATGAGCGAACTGGTGACGGGAAGGATGCCGTGACGCCGCGCCCTGCGCAGTTCCGTGATCAGCGCGCCGTTGCCCTCCGAAAACTCATAGATCAGCGCGGGCCCGCTGACCCCGCGCACATCCAGGGCGGTGATAACGCCCACATTTTCCGCAAGGGGGTGGGTGCAAAAGCCGCTCGCGCCATACCCGCCAATCTCCTCGGCATCGGCAAAAATGAAAAGCAGGTCGTTTCGCATGCGCGGCAGGCTCATGAAGGCGCGCGCCGCCTCGATCATGGCCACGCATCCCGCAATGTCGTCTGTGGCGCCCGGCCCGTAGGGCACGGAATCGTAATGGGCGCTGAAGGCAATGGAACCCGTGTTGTCCGTGCCTGGAATCCGCCCGATAACCGCCTGCTGCAATTCAACGTTGCCGCCGCCGACCACGGTTTTCGCCATGAACTCCGCCTCGACGCCCATCCCGCGAAGCGTTTCAAGAAAATACGCGGCCACGGCGTCGTTGTTTTTTGACCCGGCGGGGTGGAGTTTCATCGAGCAGGCAAAGGCGTGTTCAATGGCGCGGTGCGCCGAAAACTGCCCGGGCGGCGCGTCCGCCGGCAGAGCCCCGGGCGGACATTGCGACCAGACAGCATAAAAAGCGAGCGCAACGGCAAACAATGCCGAAACTGCCGCATAAAAAAACGGGGTCCGCTTCTCAAACATGCCCTGCTCCTGTTCCGTTCGTGCGGGACCACAACTCCGCCTCTCCCCATCCCGCCTGTAGACTGCGGAACAACCAATATTGTTTCCCCGGAAAACGCCCCCGTTTCCGCTTTCCACCCCGTCCTTTCAGGCGAAACCACCCATGCCCCGATTAGCGCGGCGTTTCCCAATCAACATTCAGTTTCTTCTCTGGAAAGGGAACTTTGTCAAATCTTATGGTTGGCTCCTTGCCAAAAAACTGCCAGTCAGCAAAGTCAAGCAATGCGCGGTAATCTATTTCATTATGGTCATGGCCTCCGGGACGGAAGTGAATCCCGTTGCGTTCGGATACACCCAGAAAATCGTAGACCGGCTGCGCGGCGAGATAATTGAGTTGTGTCCCGACAGGATTGGCCCAGGCGTCCCTTTCGCCGTCCGTGCTCAAAACGGGCCGGGGGGCAATCAGGGCGCGCATGAAATGCTGGTCGAAGGGCAGATGCGCCTCCTTGCCGGCATAGTCCCTGAAATCCCTGAAGTTACCCCCATTTTTTGGACAGTGGCTTAGTAAAGAAATGGCGGCTTGAGCCGGCGGGCCGCCATGCGGACAATGTCCGCAGAAGGAGTCCAAGAAATGGGTCAGACCCGGAAGAGTCATTCCAAGGAGTTCAAGGCGAAGGTTGCGCTGGAGGCGGTGAAGGGGATGCAGTCGCTGGGGGAACTTGCCTCGCGGTTCAAGGTGCACCCGACGCAGATAACCCAGTGGAAGAGGCAACTGGTGGAGAACGCGCCGCAGATGTTCGAGCGGGGCGGCAAGGGCCACCCCGCAGACGGGGAGGCGCTGACGGCGCCGCTGTACCAGGAAATCGGCCGGCTCAAGATGGAGGTGGACTTTCTCCAAAAAAAACGCTGAGCGCACCCGCGAAGGAGCGGCGGGCATGGATAGAGCCCGGGCACCCACACGTGCCCGTCGCGCGGCAGTGCGCATTGCTGCAGTTGCCCCGGTCCAGCGCGT
The sequence above is a segment of the Candidatus Hydrogenedentota bacterium genome. Coding sequences within it:
- a CDS encoding ATP-binding protein — translated: MKTITVQVREDHLETLSRTKPMTALAELVWNALDAEAMEVRVEFEENALGGIERLRVVDNGHGLHYDDAFLVFRNLGGSWKRANRRTMGRRRALHGKYGKGRFRAFSLGNRVAWHTVYRDGPDAYAFSIGGDAARLGEFNIEDRRGKPGAATGMVVEIAEVPDTTGLLRGVKAVEEFTNIFALYLRQYPDTRLFYDGIPVDPANAETGQVTYPLEEMVMENGERVSAEITVVEWARPGRRGVFLCDADGFMRLNALPRLHFRGFSYTAYLKSAHVETLDREGMLEAGELCADVRQLLDAARARLREHFALREAEDAADLLEYWRRTGLYPYEAPPRNDSERNERRIFDIYATHLNRIFSDFSESRPRAKRLTLRLIQELVRLEPIRMARILDELLQFPEESEEEIMEIVGNA
- a CDS encoding M20/M25/M40 family metallo-hydrolase — encoded protein: MFEKRTPFFYAAVSALFAVALAFYAVWSQCPPGALPADAPPGQFSAHRAIEHAFACSMKLHPAGSKNNDAVAAYFLETLRGMGVEAEFMAKTVVGGGNVELQQAVIGRIPGTDNTGSIAFSAHYDSVPYGPGATDDIAGCVAMIEAARAFMSLPRMRNDLLFIFADAEEIGGYGASGFCTHPLAENVGVITALDVRGVSGPALIYEFSEGNGALITELRRARRHGILPVTSSLMFSFFEAAPFRGDFSRFRAAGMKGYGLAYIDNFMWYHTANDSPENMNPDSVQHFGSFIMGISKHFGDADFADIALQSQNEIFFNTLGSHLVQYPLWLGMPLALLSVVSLLAVTVLGFWRGRITVAGYVLSLLLFPVTALLCALLALLMFMAVFGYDNVIHLYAVQPTHLPGPRALYDGSLYSYAVGLMTLGVAAWIYSLASRRLRVEALHAASLAWLCPLLLVISFYVPDGSYLLTWPVLFGALGLAALYRGDAKPAPASPRLFVATLFAVPALCLLPPAWHQLMWMISILGAPVLALVVVLFLLNLMPLMALLGRVRRSWMVCAGAAVAAAVLLCAGLVISGTPSKDRPLMNSVAYAANLDTGEAAWMSEDGQVDEWTRQFFPDGHRAAVDDLRPGTRGHHYLRAAAPVAEALTGVRCEVLKDETVGAVRRLTVMLTTDDAPFSVELRQTGGPPITAATVAGQPLDLGGDTFRIHFSLFAQSGYEATFETVPDEALTFEVFSRIYGFPEIPGVVPRPEYMVPEPNTIRNGISLRGEHIYLRNSFTLPAGPLQ